GGATATTTCTAAAAGCCTTGATGATGCCATTGTCCTCATTATAGATAATGCAGGGTCCCCTGCGCTGGATGCGACGGCGATTCCTCATTTTACCCTTCCCAGCACGCATACGCTGAGAGGCATAAACCTATGCAGAAAGAAAACATCTAGAAATCCACACAGTACAATTCCCACTATTAAGAGGTAGCAAAATCAAGTAGTCAGATTTTCACCATCATCACTGTTCATCTGAAACACGGACCAGTGAAAAGTTCATCATTCTGGAGATAAATTAGGCTATTAAAATGCTTTTCTATGCAACACTGAAATGAAGAGTCTTAGAAGGAAGCGGGCAGTGATGTGAAGCAGCATAGTGAAAGAGAAATTTGCATTGTTCGGCTATAATTTGGTTTGAACCTACTAAAGGTTGTCAAGCATTTAATTCTTAGCAAAGTGAAGTCAAGATATGAGTAGAGCATATAAAAGCAAACATCAAAATTTATATTATTTACTAATTGAATTATAGCAAATGAAGACTCTTTAGAGCCAACATATTAATTTACTAAGCGGCAGTCTGGCATGAGCAATGTTTTAATGGGGATTTAAAGGTTTACTTGTACTGACAGTAATCAACTCACCTTTTTAATGTCATTCCATGCTTTAAGCTTTTTCAGAAGCAGAACAGCTTCCTTGGTTTTCTTGTAACCCTCAACTTTGTCCTCAACTACCAGAGGAAGTTCTGGGACCTCCTCAATGCGGTGGCCTGATAAACATTTTATGAGAATTTGATTATAAATTATCTATTCTTTTTTGCCCACACAAATCCCTATGTAATAATGAGCATGTATAGCAAAAGCAGTAATGCAAACTTCATCACAGGACCGCACTGGTGTCCCCTCAAATCACATCTATAGGGACTACTTCTAGGGCTGAGGTTAGTTCAACCGGTCTTGGGCCTCTAATAAGAGTAACAATCATAGTGGCGATCTGGAATGTGACTCAAAACTGGTATTTCTGCAACTGGCTATCATAAACTACCAGGGCAAGATTCACATCAACGACAGGCTGTTGCCATTCTGTTTTGTATAACCTCAATGTACTGTTTTTTCAGCTTTACTCAACATATATGCTCCTTTTATTTGAAACACTTCACATGAAGTGGATACCATTAAACAAGTTGTACTGTAATACTGTACAACACTCAACTTCTTTGGAGTTAACTAAATTACCCcatgaccaaaaaaaaagggtTTCTCACTCTACCATACAGCCTATCTTATCCATTAGTTTATACCaatggcaataaaatatattgttgGCACGTTGTGCAGCAGTAAACAGCAAGCATTCTGGAATTTTCAACATACCCACCTTTAGACAtgaccagtgctgggagagcggAAGCTGCCAAAGCAGAACAGATGGCATACCGTTTTTGAGTTGTATTTACTCTGCGGTGCCAACGTCGCCAAGTCTTGGTTGGGGCAAACATACGGCCTCCGCGACACATCTATGCATCCACAGTTAAGAATAAAACTTTTCAAGTGTTTTTACAGAACAAGACATTTTAAAGCCTTGCTCAGCATTAGCTATTCGTCAACCATCTGTACCAGCTCACTGACAGCAGGCAACTGTCACTGAGTACAGAGTAAGACTCAAATTACAACATCATGGCAAGCTAAACAAACAGCAATGTGTATCTCAAAAATTAAAGTATCTTTCCTCATGgtaacaacgaggagtccagtggcaccttgaagacttaACAGATTCCTCACGGTTATCAGTTAATTGTTTTATacattaaaatacatttgaatCCACACAAGTGGATCTGTAGCCTTCATATTACTACAGACTTTTGAACTTTTTATGATGCAGTGCAATCTACAGTACATGTAGAAAGAGGAAGACCCTTCACATTTAGATAATCCTGGTAATTAAATCAGAAGATTTCTGCTTCCCCACTCAAAGAGTTCAATTTTACACCGACTCAATAGTCACAACCAAAATCAGAAGGATACATTTCCAAAAGCACCTTGGCCAGAGCGATGAGTTCCACCACCTCGCACTCGGGGAATACGAGCAACAGCTCTTCCAGTACCCCAAGATTCAGCACTGGTCTGATGTCCTGaaacaataacatttttaaatcatcaaTAAAAGTCCAGAGAAAGTGAAACAGTATTTTTTCTAAGTCACAGGAATAAAGACCTCAACATAATCAGAACTTCCACTGATATCATATAGTTCAGAAACACGGACCAATGAAGTGGAATCTCATCATTTATTTCTATGTAGTGAATGAATTAAGACAGATTTCGAAGCTTGAACATCAATTTGCACAGAGACAACAACTGACACTATACTATTAAACTATCAAAATGTGAATGTAAATTACAAAATTCACTGAACTTTAAGATGGATATACCAAACATACATATTTTCACACCAAGTAGGTTTATGCCTgtttagtacttggatgggaaacTCTGAAGGAAAACTTGTAGCATCAGCCCTCCCTGTATCAGGCCATGATCAAGTATGTTGTCTCTTAAATAGAATGTAAAACTGAGATGATGACCTAACCACCAATGGCAATCTGGTattctatggcagtggttctcaaccaggggtacgtgtacccatAGGGgatacatcaattcatctagatcaaggtttctcaacctgggagtcctgagcccaggggaaggagggggtggcGGCATGGGATGGATTTAAGGAgggctggaagtgcagggctggTGTTAAGAGGGTGGCAAGCAGGCAGCTGCCTGGAGTCCTATGCCACAGAgagccccacaaagctaagttacatgcctcagccctgggtggtggggcttgggcttcagactcctgaaaggggtacagaagTTTggaaagcttgagaaccactgttttatggCACTTCTCATAACAGGGTTGTTAACTGATTTTGCCTAGCAAAAATTCCTCTGGTGGTTCTAACTGGCTAAGATACTTTCTGCAGTGTTTGTTTCTGGTTCCACACCAGAGGTAGCTGCAGCTCTAAGTCCTTCTGGTTGTACGGTACTATGTAAATTAAGTCCTGATAGTTTTAGAGCTAAACTTAAAATTCAAATAATGTAAGTGGCATGTATACAGTAAGTTGACAAGTATTATATATTAATGTAATAAAACAACAATCCTGATCTAAATGAACCTATTCAAATTCTGTAGACAAATCATACCTGCAAGTTCACTGACAGCATAGGGTTGTCTATTGTTCTTGCGCAAATTGGTATGAACAAAGTTCACGATATCAGGGCGAATAGGAGCCTTAAATACAGCAGGCATGGTGACATTTTTGCCTGATACCTCCCCCTTTTCGGAGTACACAGATATTAATGGACGAGTACAAGCCTGAAAAAGACAAGAGTTTTTCTTCAGCACCGATACGTTAAGTGGTTCAGATTCAAAAACGtgttaaaaatattgctcagggtcAAATGTCTTCAGTTCAACAGCGCCAGCATGATGACAGCAGGCAACTGTCACTGAACACTGGATAAGACGCAAATTATATCATCATAGCAATCACTGTTTCCTTTTGTATTTATACCAAACGCCTTCATAACACTCTACGAGTAGTCACAGACACACTTGGGAGATCAACACATTTCAGCTTCAGCAACGATGTAAATCTCGCTATCTGTTTTACAAATACGATATCCATACTGAATTTTATTTACAGATACCTAATACAATCTGTTAGtaatcttttaattaaaacaagttCATTTATGAAATCTGTGCATTTTGGAGCTTTTTTGGTGCTGTAACTAGGAACTTAAAAGTTATTTCACTTACAAAATTATCTTGGAAACCTGAAAAACCAACCAGGCCCAGTACTGCTTTCCCTCCAGTGTCTAATAAGGACCTCAAATATATATGACCAATATTTTGGAAACAAACTCCCGGCCTCAACAAAATGGTGTGGATCGGCCATTAACGTTGTGAgtgaggaaatatttttcattccaaccaacttctgttgtgaaAAAAAGAACAAGGTTTCAAGCTACAGAGAGCTCTCCTTCGAGTCACTAACACTGTTTGGCAATACTAAAGGCTTCTCCTTCCTTCCTAAAGGGAAGGAGAAACCTTTAGTATTGCCACACAGTGTTAGTTTTGCTCATATGAGCATTTAGCTAACAACTATGATACATACTATATACTGCAAAAATTCTAATAATGAAAGTGTCAATTACACTAATTTCCAACACTGACTACTACATCATGACAGCAATTACGACCTCTTCATCAGCTAGATCTGTGggctaggctggcagcagacatgGAACTACAGGCTGCTCAAGCCAGGTTCTTGCCTCATGCTACAACGTGGAAAGTTGTAACATGATTTCACCCCAAGCGTTTTTCAAACCCTGTATTTTTTCTGGGTGGAAGGGAAGAACTGGGACGGGGAGAGAGAACAGGGCCCGCATAGTCCATTGTTAACAGTCCTATATCCAACCCTTCCATGCTTTAAGAAAGGAACAGGCAAGAAGCGGATTAAGCCGAAGCCAGGCTGGACCTGTCCACATCTGTAGCCCCCCTCTTTCCCCACTACAAAGAGACTCTCAGGCGGGGCCCAGAGCTGAGCTTCGGGGTCTCAGCCATGGCCCGTTCCGCAGGAGCCAAGCCCGTCTCCATTCCCCCATCGCACACCGGCCTGCTCTCCCAGATTACGTCTTCCCTCCCGCCCAGGCCTACTACGCTCCCCCACGCCGGCTCCACGCGGCAGGCCGACCGCTGACGACTCCCAAGATGGCGGCCGTCCGCCCCGCGGCCGGTGCCCTCCACCCGCAGGcggcccagctctgcccaccGATTCCTGTTCCCCGCTCCTTGGCTTACTACTCGCCCCATTCCCCGGCACCCCCCTGTCGACCTGCCACCCGACAGCCCAGGCCCACAGGCCGCGCCTCACCATGCTGGCAGAGGAGCCTCCGGCTCTCCCTCCTCACTCCGCCACGGCCCCAACCGGAAAAGGAAGGATCTCTTACTGCCGTCTCCTTATAAGTAACCCTCCACCGCACCCTTCCCTAACCCATCCCTCCCACACTTGCCAGGGACCGGCACGAAAGCGGGTCTTCTAATGTCCCATCCACCGTCCGATTGAGGTTGTGGAGATATTCTCATACCACAGCCTCCCAGGCTTCCCATCCCTCCCGAGCCTGGGGACTATTTTTTGGCGGATGGATTCCGAGGCGGGGCTGACAAAAATTATAATATGAAGGgaagggctttttaaaaataaaataatgatgaTAAACGCGACAAAAATAACGTACAACGAATTGCTAGAGCTCAACAAATTAAAATAGTGTTTTCTGAGCCCGGGCTGTGCTGGGTGTAGTCCCGACTGCAGGGGCCGTGACCTCGGAGGGGCGGGAAGGCGCGGAGTTCGCTTCGCTTTCCCTGACTGGGAGGCCGGCAGGGCGGGAAATGGGCTCCCACCGGCACCAGGCGGCCCTGCGGCTGTACGACTGCCTGCTGCAGTGAGTGTCCCCGGCGGCTGGCCCAGTCCAGGCCTCCCCGAAGGGGTCCGGCAGCTGCCCGACTCCGGGCCGCTCACTGAGGGTCCGGGAGACGGTCGTGGGGGGGCGGCGCAGCGGGAAAAGGAGACGGGCTCGTGAGGAAAAGGCCACCGGGCCTTCCgttgggggcggcggggggcagtcggTGACAGGCCCATGGGGCTCCCGGCTGATGCGCGGGGTGGCTGCCTGCGGGGCCGCGAGCGGCACGCAGCGGACACCCCCGGGGCTGGCCCCACCGGAGCCCTTGCAGCCCCGATCCAGGGGGCGGCAGCTTTGAGCGTTAGCTgcagctggccctgcctgggctggggcctctTATTGCCACCGCTTGGGTGGAGCTGGTCATCGCCCTCGGAGCAATTGCCTTCGCAGACGGTTACATATGATAaatggggaggggtgcggggctCTCGGGCTGTGCTttggcccctgccctgagtcatTTCCAGAGCAGGGGAGGTAGGCTGGTTCCACCAGAGGTTGAGGATTTTGCGATCCAGagtcaatcatagaatatcagggttggaagggaccccagaaggtcatctagtccaaccccctgctcaaagcaggaccaatccccaattaaatcatcccagccagggctttgtcaagcctgaccttaaaaacttctaaggaaggagattccaccacctccctaggtaacgcattccagtgtttcaccaccctcctagtgaaaaagtctttcctaatatccaacctaaacctcccacactgcaacttgagaccattactccttgttctgtcacctgctaccactgagaacagtctagatccatcttctttggaaccccctttcaggtagttgaaagcagctatcaaatcccccctcattcttctcttccgtagactaaacatccccagttcccgcagcctctcctcataagtcatgtgttgcagtcccctaatcatttttgttgccctccgctggactctttccaatttttccacatccttcttgtagtgtggggcccaaaactggacacagtactccagatgaggcctcaccagtgtcgaatagaggggaacgatcacgtccctcaatctgctgggaATCCCCTCCTTCCGGACTGTAAGtgcttcagagcaggatttgccTCTGTTTCTGTGTcttaggcctgctctacacttaAAAATCAGACTGACCTCACTAGGTCGCTGAGGGGGTATGAAAAATTTCATGCCTTCAGTGccatatttaaaatttttatgaCAGCTAATGTTAAAATTGTATAATAtacaggttgagaaaagagtgtttgtacatctgggtatagtgtttagattatccacaaattcaaggtttgtttttaaagtcataagatacgtatagtgcataatcagcaataacccaaatttaggtgaatgaatttaagaatacagtttagatatttagCATCCAAGTATTTGGGTACGTTACTCATgaaaaaagttatacagagaattggtggtggaaagcaaaatatatcaatgagtgaagattatccctcagtaattgagaatttaggataggttgtccGTTTAGAAAAAAACAGTCCAtcaggaaagtatttcagttactttcctgatagctcagtggtttgagcattggcctcctaaacccagggttgcaagttcaatccttgaggggtccatttagggatctggggcaaaaattggggataggtcctgctttgagcagggggttggactagatgatctcctgaggtcccttccaaccctgatattctatgactgcgcttctcatcggcactccagctTATCCCTCTTGGTATTGCTGAggtccagtgatgtgttctatgtagatgtccctgacCACCTGATGGCGTCCGATGCCATGAGTTGTTGCATCAGCTGAGCATAGTGTTGACCAACTTCACATTCTCTCAGCATTCCCTGATTACTGGGGTCCCAtgtgcccagggctccgacgatcagtgCGTGAGTTTGAACCTTGTAGCTCCTAGTTCTCAGGGTGTCTATTACATTGACCTAACACCCAGTATAGATGTGGCTTGGCTGACGAAAGGAGTCTTCCATGGACCTTGCTACTgcttcttggagaggtggattaactatatcGATGAAAAAGCTTTTTCCGTTGaagtaggaagtgtctacactatggcagtacagtggcactgctgtagcaGCTGTAGGGTTATCAACCCTCCTGGTTTGGCCGGGAGTCTCCCAGAACCCAGTCTTgatctcccggaggctactgaagccaatccaggagattttgGGCCACTAAATGTCTGGCGATGCGGTGGGACTAAAGTAGGCTCCCTACTTGCCTTGGCTCCATGCTGTCCCTGGAAGCGGCAACATGGCCCGCAGCAGCTCCTAAGAGGAGGCATGGCAAGAGGGGGGtgtctctgcgcactgcccccgcccGGAGCGCCaactcctcagctcccattggccaggaacagggaaccgcagccaatgggagctgcaggggcagggcacctgaggtaagtgctgcccggccagagcctgcacccctgccctagTCCCCTCCTGTACcagaactccctcccagatcctgcacctcAACCTCTTTCCCTAGCCCTGGGCCctctcctgtacccaaactccctcccggagtctgcaccctgaaccccctgccacaccccaacaccctgccccagccctgagccctctcccacacccaaattccctcccagaacctgaaccccctgccccagacctgaccCCCCTCcggcacccaaactccttcccagagcctgcacctgaaccccctcctgcaccaggccccttctgcacccaaacaccctcccagatcctgcaccccctcctgcaccccaatcccctgccccagccctgagccccctcccgcacccaaactccttcccagagcctgcatctgaGTCCCCACCTGCactccaactctctgccccaggctcagcccagagcctcctcccatgCTCCGAGCCCTTtggccccaggccagagcccacaccccagcctgcacccctgccccagcccagtgaaagtgagtgagggtgggggagaatgagcGAGGGATGGGGGCTGGAGTGAATGggagggcctcagagaaggggcaggggtgtggccttggggcagggggcggggcaagggtgtttgggtttgtgtgattagacagttggcagcCCTAAGCAGCTGTAGTGTACACATGACGTTCTACATTGCTTAACAGGCTGTCAGCTCTAGCCACATAATTGTAATAGGAGATTAATACAGTTATTAAGAAGTTGGTATCATCTATACTGGGCAAAGTATTATGGCTGATTGATTAATTTAGTAAAATGAGAGAGTAATGGCAGGTGAAGCTAGCTGCAAAAAAGTGAGTGGCTCCTGGGTAGAAGAAACTGCAGTCAGTCTTGGTCTTGCCTTGGTTTGGTGCAAACTTGGGTTTCGATTCTAGAAAGGGATCCGTGTGATCCCTACATGGAGTTCCACATAGGCACACTGGTCTGTTCATGTCTTTCCCTTTGAGGACTGGGGCCTTAATATAATGTCAGAAATAACACCTTAAATTCTAGTGTATTCAAAGTGTTATACCTGAAACTTGTTACTGCTTTCTAGGAAAAAAAGGAGTTTTTCTTGATGGCATTGCAGAGAATATTGAGCGAGAActgggaaaaggaagagaagt
The Eretmochelys imbricata isolate rEreImb1 chromosome 10, rEreImb1.hap1, whole genome shotgun sequence genome window above contains:
- the RPL4 gene encoding large ribosomal subunit protein uL4, which encodes MACTRPLISVYSEKGEVSGKNVTMPAVFKAPIRPDIVNFVHTNLRKNNRQPYAVSELAGHQTSAESWGTGRAVARIPRVRGGGTHRSGQGAFGNMCRGGRMFAPTKTWRRWHRRVNTTQKRYAICSALAASALPALVMSKGHRIEEVPELPLVVEDKVEGYKKTKEAVLLLKKLKAWNDIKKVYASQRMRAGKGKMRNRRRIQRRGPCIIYNEDNGIIKAFRNIPGITLLSVNKLNLLRLAPGGHVGRFCIWTESAFRKLDELYGTWRKPATLKSDYNLPMHKMTNTDLGRILKSQEIQKALRAPNKKIHRRVLKKNPLKNLRVMIKLNPYAKTMRRNTILRHAQNHKNKQEKKSKAAA